One Desulfobulbus oligotrophicus DNA segment encodes these proteins:
- the msbA gene encoding lipid A export permease/ATP-binding protein MsbA yields the protein MTNKDIIRRLSAVLKPHSKKLIVAMVTMVTVGGFNALQAYLVKPLLDEIFIKKDASLLNLLPLFLLAVFFVKGIFYFLYSYFLEMTGQCVIRDLRTKLYSHIIDQPLSFFHKTSTGELISRVINDVSIVQSCVSYTLIRSLRDLFSVIGLLGVIFYMDWRLALVTLVFLPAAGVPIVVFGRKFRRISTSYQEKLGEATNQLHETITGVSIVKAFCMEPYEKKRFADRAQNILKILLSETWYNSLSHPSVELLAGVGMAFIIWFGGGQVLQGNSTPGAFMAFFTALLMLYEPIKGVSKVNATIQQGIAAADRIFTLLDTRSTIVDAAEAMTMPPFHQSIVFDRVTFCYESDIRVLRGLSFQVNRGEVLAVVGPSGGGKTTLTNLLLRFYDVTDGRLLVDGVDIRRYSLNSLRGQMALVTQQTILFNDTVRNNITYGREGCSEEEIVAAARAANALDFIMALPLGFETVIGESGTRLSGGQRQRLSIARALLKDAPILILDEATSALDNESEREVQQALENLMHNRTTIVIAHRLSTIQNADRIIVLKDGQLVEEGTHKELLALQGEYSGLYRLQFSEGV from the coding sequence ATGACGAATAAAGATATCATCAGACGTCTGTCTGCCGTACTCAAGCCCCATTCAAAAAAACTTATTGTTGCAATGGTGACAATGGTTACTGTCGGTGGTTTTAACGCACTGCAGGCCTATCTCGTCAAACCCCTCCTTGATGAGATTTTTATTAAAAAAGATGCAAGTCTTCTTAATCTTCTGCCTTTATTCTTATTGGCGGTATTTTTTGTTAAAGGCATCTTTTATTTTCTTTACTCCTATTTTCTGGAGATGACCGGTCAATGTGTGATCAGAGATTTGCGGACCAAACTGTACAGTCATATCATCGACCAGCCGCTCAGTTTTTTTCATAAAACTTCAACCGGTGAACTGATATCACGGGTCATTAATGATGTGAGTATTGTTCAAAGTTGTGTTTCGTATACGCTGATCCGTTCTTTACGGGATCTCTTCTCTGTTATCGGTCTGTTGGGGGTCATCTTTTATATGGATTGGCGCCTTGCGCTCGTTACGCTGGTGTTTTTACCGGCCGCGGGAGTGCCCATCGTTGTGTTCGGGCGGAAATTCAGAAGGATCAGCACAAGCTACCAGGAGAAGCTGGGAGAGGCGACGAATCAGCTGCATGAAACCATAACCGGTGTCAGCATTGTCAAGGCGTTCTGTATGGAGCCGTATGAGAAAAAACGATTTGCCGACCGAGCACAAAACATCTTAAAGATCCTCCTGTCCGAGACCTGGTACAACAGTTTGTCGCACCCGAGTGTAGAGCTGCTTGCCGGTGTCGGGATGGCTTTTATCATTTGGTTCGGTGGTGGGCAGGTCCTGCAGGGCAACTCCACCCCCGGAGCGTTCATGGCCTTTTTCACGGCGTTACTCATGCTGTACGAGCCGATCAAAGGCGTGAGCAAGGTAAACGCCACTATTCAACAAGGTATTGCCGCGGCGGATCGTATTTTCACACTTTTAGACACCCGTTCCACCATCGTTGATGCTGCTGAGGCGATGACCATGCCGCCCTTTCACCAGAGCATCGTGTTTGATCGGGTTACGTTTTGCTATGAGAGTGATATCCGGGTGCTTCGCGGGCTCTCCTTTCAGGTGAACCGTGGCGAGGTGCTTGCTGTGGTCGGACCGAGTGGGGGGGGCAAAACCACCCTGACCAATCTGCTGCTGCGTTTTTACGATGTTACAGATGGCCGGCTTCTTGTTGACGGTGTTGATATCCGCCGGTACAGTTTGAACTCCCTGCGCGGGCAGATGGCCCTGGTGACCCAGCAGACCATCTTGTTTAACGATACCGTGCGGAACAATATCACCTACGGACGGGAAGGCTGTTCCGAAGAGGAGATTGTGGCGGCTGCCCGGGCGGCCAATGCACTGGACTTTATCATGGCCTTACCGCTCGGCTTTGAGACGGTGATCGGTGAGTCAGGGACACGGTTATCCGGCGGGCAGCGACAACGGCTTTCAATTGCACGCGCCCTTCTCAAAGATGCCCCTATCCTCATCCTTGATGAAGCAACTTCGGCCCTTGATAACGAGTCGGAGCGCGAGGTGCAACAGGCACTGGAAAATCTCATGCACAATCGCACCACCATCGTGATCGCTCATCGGCTGTCCACCATCCAGAATGCCGACCGGATCATCGTGCTGAAGGACGGGCAGCTGGTCGAAGAGGGAACGCATAAAGAGCTCCTTGCCCTGCAGGGAGAGTACAGTGGTCTGTACCGTCTCCAGTTCTCTGAAGGCGTGTGA
- a CDS encoding sensor histidine kinase produces the protein MSDLKRTHAIPADLQSMCQRIREKAESYAQYNFSQGRNDFLKAFFDLAQEFDSLDDFYRICVSVPLALVDVDSALYLCQGSDKGLQLICSSREGVLSAARPAAYPVQMQENPYELAGSYIIPIFSKQPFGRRNHGDGDDQRQMKLYALPGGCTGGRLLGMFEVHHKERLTETDRFFFTKYANRIGYNLDNRLIARQNIERLKFISNLVIDIEHNIIVPNMYFRYLFKQLRKKIGLIEELRQELSGGPERLELHGRCEQCCVKLQRLQDELLRYHQEIVKHHANMSLFIESLFRREHFERGHLVLHPKRCFVEKEVIVPQLEHYASRLQAADIAVDRPLNMLEEEFPLTVDIGLLSQVYANLFANAAKYTKEIIDHEGRPRKAMAYGRELINDFPSQGKKGIKFNVFTTGPSMSIEEGNRLFQDGTRGDDQHNVPGTGHGLSFVRLVVEMHGGRVGYEPTVQGNNFYFILPLPTLDYPPVLYSPNE, from the coding sequence ATGAGTGATTTAAAGAGAACACATGCTATTCCAGCAGACCTGCAGAGCATGTGCCAACGCATCCGGGAGAAGGCGGAAAGTTACGCGCAGTATAATTTTTCCCAGGGACGCAACGATTTTCTGAAGGCATTTTTTGATCTTGCCCAGGAATTTGATTCCCTTGATGATTTTTATCGGATCTGCGTATCTGTTCCCCTGGCACTGGTTGATGTGGACAGTGCTCTGTACTTATGTCAGGGGTCGGACAAAGGATTACAGCTGATCTGTTCCAGCAGAGAAGGTGTTTTGTCTGCTGCCAGACCGGCGGCTTACCCTGTGCAGATGCAGGAAAATCCCTACGAACTGGCCGGGTCGTATATTATTCCCATTTTCAGCAAACAACCCTTCGGTCGTCGCAACCATGGCGATGGTGACGATCAGCGGCAGATGAAACTGTATGCGTTGCCCGGGGGGTGTACCGGCGGACGATTGCTGGGTATGTTTGAGGTGCACCACAAAGAGCGGTTGACCGAGACCGACAGATTTTTTTTCACGAAGTACGCCAACCGAATCGGCTACAATCTCGATAACCGGTTGATTGCCAGGCAGAACATCGAGCGTTTGAAGTTCATCAGTAATCTGGTCATTGATATCGAGCACAATATCATCGTCCCTAACATGTACTTTCGCTACCTGTTCAAACAGCTCAGAAAAAAGATCGGTCTTATTGAAGAGCTGAGACAGGAGCTCAGCGGGGGACCGGAGAGGTTGGAGCTGCACGGGCGGTGTGAGCAGTGCTGCGTTAAACTGCAGAGATTACAGGATGAGCTGTTACGGTATCATCAGGAGATTGTGAAACACCATGCCAACATGAGCCTCTTTATCGAGAGTCTGTTTCGTCGGGAACATTTTGAGCGAGGGCATCTGGTGCTTCACCCCAAGCGATGTTTTGTGGAGAAAGAGGTGATTGTTCCGCAGTTGGAGCATTATGCAAGTCGGCTGCAGGCTGCTGATATCGCAGTGGATCGGCCACTGAACATGCTGGAGGAAGAGTTTCCGCTCACTGTGGATATCGGTCTGTTGTCGCAGGTCTATGCCAACCTCTTTGCCAACGCTGCCAAGTACACCAAGGAGATCATTGATCATGAAGGCCGGCCGCGGAAAGCCATGGCCTATGGCCGGGAGTTGATCAATGATTTTCCCAGTCAGGGGAAAAAAGGTATCAAGTTCAACGTGTTTACCACCGGCCCAAGTATGTCGATCGAAGAGGGAAACAGACTGTTTCAGGATGGCACCCGCGGTGATGATCAGCATAATGTTCCCGGCACCGGTCATGGACTGTCCTTTGTGCGCCTGGTCGTTGAGATGCACGGCGGCCGTGTCGGCTATGAACCCACTGTCCAGGGCAACAATTTTTATTTTATTCTCCCCCTGCCGACGTTGGATTATCCCCCAGTCCTGTATTCTCCCAACGAATAG
- the pyrR gene encoding bifunctional pyr operon transcriptional regulator/uracil phosphoribosyltransferase PyrR yields the protein MTTQTIMVGRDIERSLHRISLEVVERNHGVADLSIIGIHTGGVYLAQRIRQYIEEREDAVLPSGTLDITLYRDDWSLISQNPVVKKSDIGFLLEDKCVVLVDDVIFTGRTIRAAMDAIMDYGRPLSIQLAVLIDRGGRELPIQPDYVGMSVSALAKERVDVLLAEKDGEDAVILTKR from the coding sequence ATGACAACACAGACGATCATGGTTGGCAGGGATATAGAACGCAGTCTGCATCGAATCAGTCTGGAGGTGGTTGAGCGCAACCATGGCGTTGCAGATCTTTCGATCATCGGTATCCATACCGGCGGTGTTTACCTGGCACAGCGTATCAGGCAGTACATAGAAGAACGTGAGGACGCTGTCCTGCCGTCAGGTACTCTGGATATTACCCTGTACAGGGACGACTGGAGTCTTATCTCCCAGAATCCGGTTGTCAAGAAGTCGGATATCGGTTTCTTATTGGAGGACAAGTGTGTTGTGCTTGTTGATGATGTCATCTTTACGGGAAGAACCATCCGGGCGGCCATGGATGCCATTATGGATTACGGTCGTCCACTTTCCATCCAACTGGCTGTACTGATTGATCGGGGCGGACGAGAGTTACCGATTCAACCGGATTATGTCGGTATGTCTGTCAGTGCCCTGGCAAAGGAACGGGTTGATGTTTTATTAGCTGAAAAAGACGGCGAAGATGCGGTCATTCTGACCAAACGATAA
- a CDS encoding GTP cyclohydrolase I FolE2 — translation MSLHTAGINNFTCPVRIPQKGGDVQDTVAAISLVARMPQDQIESCVDVMTKLLTRCLPDIHTGNFPALLTQVREQLQAQEARLSMRFPYFIAKTAPVSGTPSLMEYQCAFSASSEDTGEPLLTIAAPVTTLCPCSKEISSFGAHNQRATITLSVQPLALIWLEDLIAMAESCGSSEVYALLKRPDEKYVTEQAYTHPMFVEDVARKIAQQVMAHADIGWFSVGVESFESIHNHSAYAFVDSRDLKKESI, via the coding sequence ATGTCCTTACACACAGCCGGAATCAACAATTTTACCTGCCCTGTCCGTATTCCCCAAAAAGGGGGCGATGTTCAGGATACGGTGGCCGCAATCAGCCTGGTCGCCCGCATGCCGCAGGACCAGATCGAATCGTGTGTCGATGTCATGACAAAACTGCTCACCCGGTGCCTCCCTGACATTCACACCGGTAATTTCCCTGCGCTCCTGACCCAAGTCCGTGAACAGTTGCAGGCGCAAGAGGCACGGCTTTCAATGCGGTTTCCTTATTTCATTGCCAAGACTGCGCCGGTCAGCGGTACCCCCAGTCTCATGGAGTATCAGTGCGCCTTCAGCGCCTCTTCGGAAGATACCGGCGAACCTCTGCTTACAATCGCCGCACCGGTGACCACCCTCTGTCCCTGCTCCAAAGAGATCAGTTCGTTTGGAGCGCATAACCAGCGGGCAACCATTACCCTTTCAGTCCAGCCATTGGCCCTGATCTGGCTGGAAGATCTGATTGCCATGGCGGAATCCTGCGGCTCTTCCGAAGTCTATGCGCTGCTGAAACGACCGGACGAAAAATATGTGACTGAGCAGGCCTATACTCACCCCATGTTTGTCGAGGATGTGGCACGAAAGATTGCCCAGCAGGTGATGGCCCATGCTGATATCGGTTGGTTTTCCGTCGGGGTTGAGAGCTTTGAATCCATCCACAACCACAGTGCCTACGCCTTTGTCGACAGCAGGGACCTTAAAAAAGAAAGCATCTGA
- a CDS encoding NAD-dependent succinate-semialdehyde dehydrogenase → MKPVRRELLRSHCFIDGQWIEAKNGKRMTVIDPASGAVVGSVPALGREETASAITAAHRAWPAWKSLTAKDRSRLLRRWYELVILHQHDLARIMTMEQGKPLAEAEEEILYGANYLEWYAEEAKRVYGDTIPMAQQGKRIIVLKEPVGVCGAITPWNFPSSMVTRKAAPALAAGCPVVVKPAGQTPFSALALAFLAEEAGIPAGIFNVITGPAQEIGAEMTANPLVRKLSFTGSTAVGKLLMRDCAASVKKISLELGGHAPFIVFDDADLDEAVRGAMASKYRNSGQTCVCANRFFIQEKVYEEFAAKLVAAVQRLRVGSGFEKDVQQGPLIDLQAVTKVEEQVQDALAKGARIACGGERVKSGGFFFEPTVLLDATPDMLIAREETFGPVAPLFVFTDDRCAVELANRTPYGLAAYFYSRDIGRIWRTAEALEYGMVGVNTGRMSSEAAPFGGVKESGIGREGSKYGIEEYLELKYLCLGGLRQ, encoded by the coding sequence ATGAAACCTGTCCGACGGGAGCTGCTGCGCTCCCACTGTTTTATCGATGGCCAGTGGATAGAGGCAAAAAACGGCAAGAGGATGACCGTCATAGATCCGGCATCCGGTGCGGTCGTCGGCTCGGTGCCGGCGCTGGGGCGAGAGGAGACGGCAAGCGCCATCACTGCCGCCCATCGGGCCTGGCCTGCCTGGAAGAGTTTGACGGCAAAGGATCGCTCCCGCCTCCTGCGTCGCTGGTATGAGCTGGTCATTTTGCATCAGCACGATCTTGCCCGGATCATGACCATGGAACAGGGAAAGCCCCTTGCCGAGGCGGAGGAGGAGATCCTTTACGGCGCAAACTACCTGGAATGGTATGCTGAGGAGGCTAAGCGTGTGTATGGTGATACCATTCCCATGGCGCAACAGGGGAAGAGGATCATTGTTCTGAAAGAGCCTGTGGGGGTATGCGGTGCCATTACTCCCTGGAACTTTCCCTCCTCCATGGTGACCCGTAAAGCAGCTCCGGCCCTGGCAGCGGGATGTCCGGTTGTGGTTAAGCCCGCTGGGCAGACGCCGTTTTCCGCCCTGGCGCTGGCATTTCTGGCTGAAGAGGCCGGCATCCCGGCAGGGATTTTTAATGTGATTACCGGCCCGGCCCAGGAGATCGGCGCGGAAATGACCGCCAATCCCCTGGTACGAAAGCTCAGTTTTACCGGATCGACCGCTGTGGGAAAGCTGCTGATGCGTGATTGTGCCGCCTCGGTGAAAAAGATATCCCTGGAGCTGGGCGGACATGCTCCTTTTATCGTTTTTGATGATGCCGATCTGGACGAGGCCGTCAGGGGGGCAATGGCCTCAAAATATCGAAATTCCGGGCAAACCTGTGTGTGTGCGAACCGGTTTTTTATTCAGGAAAAGGTGTATGAAGAGTTTGCAGCCAAGCTTGTGGCTGCCGTACAAAGACTGCGCGTGGGCAGCGGCTTTGAAAAAGACGTGCAGCAGGGACCGTTGATTGACCTGCAGGCAGTGACAAAGGTGGAAGAGCAGGTACAGGATGCACTGGCCAAAGGGGCTCGGATCGCCTGTGGTGGCGAACGTGTGAAGTCGGGCGGGTTCTTTTTCGAACCAACGGTGTTGCTGGATGCGACTCCGGACATGCTGATAGCCCGTGAGGAGACTTTTGGGCCGGTGGCGCCGCTGTTTGTTTTTACTGATGACAGGTGCGCTGTTGAGCTCGCCAACAGGACACCTTACGGCCTTGCAGCGTACTTTTACAGTCGCGATATCGGTCGTATCTGGCGGACCGCCGAAGCCCTGGAATACGGTATGGTGGGTGTGAACACCGGACGGATGTCGTCAGAGGCCGCACCCTTTGGTGGTGTGAAGGAGTCTGGAATCGGGCGGGAAGGTTCAAAGTACGGCATTGAAGAGTATCTGGAGCTGAAGTATCTCTGCCTGGGCGGTCTGAGACAATAG
- a CDS encoding IMP cyclohydrolase — MRRAQRALISLTDKSGCEEFAGALAAMGIAILSTGGTARKLRDSGIEVTDVSTFTGFPELLDGRVKTLHPLVHGGILQQRRNEQHQEQCRQHGIQPIDIVVVNLYAFENAVASTDCTLEDAVEHIDIGGPAMLRASAKNFQDVTVVVDPADYPVVLAELQSQGNTMLPTRFRLARKAFALTAAYDTAIAQWLDSVDPVTNPYFIGA; from the coding sequence ATGAGACGAGCACAGCGGGCGCTGATCAGCCTAACAGATAAATCGGGGTGTGAGGAGTTTGCCGGGGCACTTGCCGCCATGGGCATCGCCATTCTTTCAACCGGTGGTACGGCACGCAAATTACGTGACAGCGGCATCGAGGTGACCGATGTCTCAACCTTCACCGGTTTTCCGGAGCTGCTTGATGGCCGGGTCAAAACTCTGCACCCGCTGGTGCACGGTGGTATCCTGCAGCAACGCCGCAACGAGCAGCATCAGGAGCAATGTCGGCAGCATGGTATTCAACCCATTGATATTGTTGTTGTTAACCTCTACGCCTTTGAAAATGCGGTCGCTTCTACTGACTGCACGCTTGAAGATGCTGTCGAGCATATCGATATCGGTGGGCCGGCCATGCTGCGGGCATCGGCCAAAAATTTTCAGGATGTTACGGTTGTCGTCGATCCTGCTGATTATCCTGTGGTGTTGGCTGAGTTGCAGTCTCAGGGCAATACAATGCTGCCAACAAGGTTTCGGCTGGCACGTAAGGCGTTCGCATTGACTGCAGCCTATGATACGGCCATTGCCCAATGGCTGGACAGTGTTGATCCTGTCACCAACCCGTATTTTATCGGAGCATGA
- a CDS encoding RNA-binding S4 domain-containing protein, giving the protein MEQVRIDKWLWAARFYKTRSLAAKAVGGGHVAVNGSRVKPARTVRPGDMVHIRQGPFAWEIQVLAVSEQRGPATAARMLYEETEASQVRRELARAERKVLQLHIQAPERKPDKHERRKIRQFLKKE; this is encoded by the coding sequence ATGGAGCAGGTACGTATCGATAAATGGCTGTGGGCGGCGCGCTTTTATAAAACCCGGTCATTGGCAGCCAAAGCCGTGGGCGGGGGGCATGTCGCTGTCAATGGCAGCAGGGTGAAACCGGCACGAACGGTCCGGCCGGGTGACATGGTGCACATTCGTCAGGGCCCGTTTGCATGGGAGATTCAGGTGTTGGCCGTGAGTGAACAACGAGGCCCGGCAACTGCTGCCCGCATGCTTTACGAGGAAACGGAAGCATCACAGGTGAGACGCGAACTGGCGCGGGCTGAACGTAAGGTTTTACAGCTGCATATCCAGGCGCCTGAGCGGAAACCCGATAAACACGAACGGCGGAAGATCCGTCAATTTTTGAAAAAAGAATAG
- a CDS encoding peptidase U32 family protein, whose translation MISASGGLTPPSTMELLAPAGTVQTFTAAFEAGADAVYVGAPGFNARALARDFTLAEIAAMVEQAHADQKKIYVAMNSLVKEDEIPKAVETLATLAVISPDALIIQDLGLLYLIRRFFPGLKVHASTLMTVNHVVAADYFAELGFERIVLARELSLAEIHAIHQHTRVELEIFIHGAMCFSYSGLCRFSSLYGGKSSLRGQCVQPCRRRYEWSHVGRKKGGRPGSGSYIFSMNDLSGLDYLAEARAAGVVSLKIEGRLRSVEYVRNTVRAYRMVLDSLDAGADRQAERLTEAHRLLDAAMGRKRSSGYFIAGSEDKMIVPHLSGSMGTVVGRVVRLEVVRGKGRVTGAVMQVSFQEQVRLGDRLRLYEERTGERKNFTLRTLLVRQRPVSLVKKGQTATVHLEGHEWGNLQQPFRGLLFRVDISTRAEKSGTAAKQLLKRLPAPPSCRAVLQPILQALAFDTGGDARSEQLSIRHRFTGTKTQSRQPQKAMEWWLKVRTVESLSLRFPFKVSKVVLDLNKENLEQFVVGRHSRQSGRLQRVWALPPVLLDEQLPWFRKAVEQLQQRGEDHFQISHVGQLGLFSRQSYDPDQRPVQLYGDYTCNVLNSAALHLFTAKGLTGIQFSLETDQSALMAALGHYQKSQPHPAAAPMQIGLYVHGRPPLFTSRLAAPHFKGRRSFSSPRGERFYLDQGEDVIYAYSYVSFSLLPYVKEFKSLGVDYVVVDISQGQPRNMGAEVRALLSGRDTLPAHSTGNYIGGLS comes from the coding sequence ATGATATCTGCTTCCGGTGGGCTGACCCCACCTTCAACCATGGAGTTGCTGGCTCCTGCCGGCACTGTGCAAACGTTTACAGCAGCCTTTGAGGCCGGAGCGGACGCGGTTTACGTCGGCGCACCAGGATTCAATGCCCGGGCGCTTGCTCGGGATTTCACTCTGGCGGAAATCGCTGCCATGGTTGAACAGGCCCATGCAGATCAGAAAAAGATCTATGTGGCTATGAACAGTCTGGTGAAGGAGGATGAGATTCCCAAGGCCGTAGAGACCCTGGCCACGCTTGCCGTTATCTCCCCCGATGCGCTGATCATCCAGGACCTGGGGCTCTTGTACCTTATCCGACGGTTTTTCCCGGGGCTCAAGGTCCATGCCTCAACACTGATGACGGTCAACCATGTGGTTGCCGCTGATTATTTTGCAGAGTTAGGATTTGAACGTATTGTTCTTGCCCGCGAGTTGAGTTTAGCGGAAATCCATGCCATCCATCAGCACACCCGGGTGGAGCTTGAGATCTTTATCCATGGAGCCATGTGCTTCAGCTATTCCGGATTGTGCCGTTTTTCCAGCCTTTATGGCGGGAAGTCCAGCCTGCGCGGGCAGTGCGTCCAACCCTGCCGGCGCCGGTATGAGTGGTCGCATGTGGGGCGGAAGAAGGGCGGTCGGCCGGGAAGCGGTAGCTATATCTTTTCGATGAACGATCTGTCCGGGCTTGATTATCTGGCGGAAGCAAGAGCTGCCGGTGTGGTCAGTCTGAAAATAGAAGGCCGTCTGCGTTCTGTGGAATATGTGCGCAATACGGTACGGGCCTACCGCATGGTCCTTGACAGCCTTGATGCCGGAGCCGACAGGCAGGCTGAAAGACTGACAGAGGCACATCGACTCCTGGATGCGGCCATGGGGCGTAAACGCTCTTCAGGATACTTCATCGCCGGCAGTGAAGATAAGATGATCGTTCCGCATCTCTCGGGCAGCATGGGCACGGTTGTCGGCAGAGTGGTCCGTTTGGAGGTTGTCAGAGGAAAGGGAAGGGTGACCGGTGCGGTCATGCAGGTGAGCTTCCAGGAGCAGGTGCGTTTAGGAGACCGTCTGCGGCTCTATGAGGAGCGAACCGGAGAGCGCAAAAACTTTACGCTTCGGACTTTACTCGTCAGGCAGCGTCCGGTTTCCCTGGTTAAAAAGGGGCAGACAGCAACTGTTCATCTGGAGGGCCATGAGTGGGGCAACCTGCAACAACCCTTTCGCGGCCTGCTCTTCCGGGTGGACATCAGTACCCGGGCAGAAAAATCCGGCACTGCTGCAAAGCAGCTGCTTAAACGCCTTCCAGCACCCCCCTCGTGCAGAGCTGTTCTCCAACCGATACTGCAGGCATTGGCCTTTGATACTGGTGGAGATGCACGTTCAGAACAACTGAGCATCCGACATCGTTTTACCGGGACAAAGACGCAGTCCCGGCAACCGCAAAAAGCCATGGAGTGGTGGCTGAAGGTGCGGACAGTCGAATCCCTCTCTCTTCGCTTTCCCTTCAAGGTCAGCAAGGTGGTGCTTGATCTGAACAAAGAAAATCTGGAGCAGTTTGTCGTGGGCCGGCACAGTCGGCAGTCCGGCCGTCTGCAGCGGGTCTGGGCCTTGCCGCCGGTGCTGCTTGATGAGCAGCTGCCATGGTTTCGTAAGGCTGTGGAGCAACTGCAGCAACGGGGTGAGGATCATTTTCAGATCAGTCATGTCGGCCAGCTCGGTCTGTTTTCCCGACAGAGCTACGATCCGGACCAGCGACCGGTGCAACTCTATGGCGATTACACCTGTAATGTGTTAAACAGTGCCGCCTTGCATTTATTCACAGCAAAAGGGTTGACCGGAATCCAGTTTTCGCTGGAAACAGATCAGTCTGCATTGATGGCAGCTCTTGGTCACTACCAGAAGAGTCAACCTCATCCTGCTGCAGCACCAATGCAGATCGGTCTCTACGTCCATGGTCGGCCACCCCTGTTTACGTCGCGACTGGCTGCCCCTCATTTTAAAGGTCGGCGCAGCTTCAGCAGTCCGCGCGGTGAACGGTTCTATCTCGACCAGGGAGAAGATGTCATATATGCCTACTCTTATGTCAGTTTTTCTCTCTTGCCGTACGTCAAAGAGTTCAAAAGTCTGGGGGTGGACTATGTTGTCGTGGATATCAGTCAGGGCCAGCCGAGGAACATGGGTGCCGAAGTAAGGGCGCTGCTCAGCGGTCGTGATACACTGCCGGCGCATAGTACCGGTAATTACATCGGTGGCCTTTCATGA
- the purN gene encoding phosphoribosylglycinamide formyltransferase, with the protein MRKMAVLLSGSGRTLDNFHNCIKAGTLYAEIQVVIANAVDALGLKKAKQYGYPAFYARDNEAANQILAGYEVDLIALAGYLKLYTPPAHLKRCVLNIHPALLPSFCGAGFYGHRVHEAVKARGCTVSGCSVHFANEFYDQGPIVLQRCVALEDSDTPDDIAARVFAVECEVYPEAINLVDLKGVDYFWNRVGA; encoded by the coding sequence ATGCGCAAGATGGCGGTATTGCTCTCCGGGAGCGGCAGAACCCTTGACAACTTTCACAACTGCATCAAGGCCGGTACGTTATACGCGGAGATTCAGGTGGTCATAGCCAATGCTGTGGATGCACTTGGTCTGAAAAAGGCGAAACAGTACGGATATCCGGCATTTTATGCCAGGGATAACGAGGCTGCCAACCAGATTCTGGCCGGGTATGAGGTTGATCTCATTGCACTTGCCGGGTACTTGAAACTGTATACTCCGCCCGCTCATCTCAAGCGCTGTGTTCTCAACATTCATCCGGCGCTTCTTCCCTCCTTCTGCGGTGCCGGGTTTTATGGTCATCGTGTCCACGAGGCGGTTAAGGCAAGAGGGTGTACGGTCAGCGGTTGCTCAGTGCACTTTGCAAACGAGTTTTACGACCAGGGGCCCATTGTTTTGCAACGGTGTGTTGCCCTGGAGGACAGCGATACTCCCGATGATATTGCCGCACGGGTTTTTGCTGTGGAGTGCGAGGTGTATCCTGAGGCGATCAACCTTGTGGATCTTAAGGGTGTAGACTACTTTTGGAATCGGGTGGGAGCATGA